The Bacillota bacterium DNA segment TGTTGAAGATAAAGATTTTCAGGGGGAGTTTTTCCTGCATGGCGGTGCCCAGCTCAAACATATTCATCTGAAAACTTCCGTCTCCGGTCAGGGAGAGAACCAGCTTTTCAGGGTTGCCAAGCTGGGCGCCCAGGGCCGCTGGGAGTCCGTAGCCCATCGTTCCCAGTCCGCCCGAGGAAAGGAAGGTGTAGGGCTTCCGGACTTTGAAAAACTGCGCAGCCCACATCTGGTGCTGCCCCACATCCGTCGCGACGATGCAGTCCCCCTTCGTGATCTCGCCCAGGGCCCGGATGATCTGCTGGGGTTTCAGGCTTCCGTCCTCGCAAAAACGCAGCGGGTGCTCCTCCTTCCACCTGGCGATCTGCTTCAGCCAGGCCGGATTGTCCTTTTCCTGAACGAGGGGAAGCAAAGCGCGCAGGAAGCACCTGACATCACCGATTACGGGAAGGGCCGCCGGGATGTTTTTGCCGATTTCTGCAGGATCGATGTCAACGTGGATTATTTTCGCATGGGGAGCAAATTTCTTGACATTTCCCGTTACCCGGTCTGCAAAACGGGCGCCCAGGGCCAGCAAAACGTCGGCCGCGCTGACCGCGTAGTTGGCGTACGCGGTCCCGTGCATCCCCAGCATTCCCAGCGCAAGCTCGTGGTCCTCGGGAAAGGCCCCGATTCCCATTAAAGTGGTTGTAACGGGAACACGCATTTTTTCCGCCAGTGCAAGCAGTTCTTCAGGGGCGCGGGCACTCAGAACCCCACCCCCGGCCAGAATAACCGGGCGCTCCGCCCTGTTCAGCATTTCTGCAGCCTGATCTACAAGGTCGGGATCCGGCTCGTACCGGGGGTGGTAGCTGCGGAGTTCCGTCCTCTCCCTCTCGCGCCATTCGATCTGGGCCTCCGCAACGTTGCGGGGGAGGTCGATGACAACAGGCCCCGGCCTCCCTGTGCGTGCGATGTAGAAGGCTTCCCGGATGACGCGGGGCAGTTCCTGAGGGTGCTTGACAAGGTAATTATGCTTTGTGATGGGAAGGGTAATCCCCTTTGTATCGACCTCCTGAAAGGCATCGGTCCCCACCATTCCGGTGCCCACCTGGCCGGTGATCACCACCACCGGAATCGAATCCATGTAGGCAGTCGCGATTCCGGTAACAAGGTTTGTGGCGCCGGGGCCCGAGGTTGCCATGCAGACTGCAGGCTTCCCCGTCGTCCTCGTGTAGCCGCTCGCCGCATGGACAGCAGCCTGCTCCTGACGGACGAGAACATGCCTGAAGTCGGTATGGTAGAGGGCGTCGTAGACCGGAAGGAGGGCGCCGCCGGGGTACCCGAAAATGAGCTCCACATTTTCCTCGCGAAAAACCCGCATCAGGGCTTCCGCGCCCGAAATCATCGTTTTCACTTTACGGCCTCCTTTCTTGCTGCCAGATTCGGGCGAGGCCTCATCGCTTCCCTACTTCTTCAGCCAAGGCATCATTTCCCGGAGTTTCTTGCCCACGACTTCAATCAGGTGGTTTGCTTCCTTCTTTGCCAGCGCATTGAAGACGGGCCGCCCTGTCATGTTCTCCAGAATCCATTCCCGCGCAAAACTCCCGTTCTGGATTTCCTCGAGGATGCGCTTCATTTCGGCGCGCGTTTCCTGCGTAATGATCCGCTTCCCCCGCGTCAGATCGCCGTACTCGGCGGTATCGCTGATGGAATAGCGCATCCAGCTGATCCCGCCCTCGTACATCAAGTCCACGATCAGCTTCAGTTCGTTCAGGCACTCGAAATAGGCAATTTCCGGCTGGTACCCGGCCTCCACCAGCGTATCGAAACCGGCCCGGACGAGTTCGGTAACCCCGCCGCAGAGCACGGCCTGCTCACCAAAGAGATCGGTTTCCGTTTCCTCTTTAAAGGTGGTCTCGATAACCCCGGCCCGGGTCGAACCGATTCCCCTGGCATACGCCAGCGCGAGCTGCATTGCCTGCCCCGTATAATCCTGAGCTACCGCCACAAGGGCAGGAACCCCGGCCCCCTGCTCGTACATCCGCCGCAGGAGGTGTCCCGGGCTTTTTGGCGCCACCATAAACACATCAACCTCGGGGGGCGGAACGATCTGGCCGTAGTGGATGTTGAAACCGTGTGAAAAGGCAATTGCGTTGCCCGGCTTCAAGTGAGGGGCAATGTCGGTCCGGAAAACGGCCGGCTGCTTATCATCGGGAATCAAAATCTGAACAACGTCGGCCTGGGCGGCAGCCTCAGCCGCGGTCATTACCCGAAAGCCGGCCTCGGCTGCTTTTTTCCAGTTCCCGCTCCCCGGAGCCTCGGCCACAATCACGTTTACCCCGCTGTCCCTCAGGTTGAGGGCCTGGGCATGGCCCTGGCTCCCGTAGCCGATCACGGCAACGGTTTTCCCCTCGAGAAACTTCAGATCTGCGTCCTGATCGTAATAAATTT contains these protein-coding regions:
- the ilvB gene encoding biosynthetic-type acetolactate synthase large subunit, whose amino-acid sequence is MISGAEALMRVFREENVELIFGYPGGALLPVYDALYHTDFRHVLVRQEQAAVHAASGYTRTTGKPAVCMATSGPGATNLVTGIATAYMDSIPVVVITGQVGTGMVGTDAFQEVDTKGITLPITKHNYLVKHPQELPRVIREAFYIARTGRPGPVVIDLPRNVAEAQIEWRERERTELRSYHPRYEPDPDLVDQAAEMLNRAERPVILAGGGVLSARAPEELLALAEKMRVPVTTTLMGIGAFPEDHELALGMLGMHGTAYANYAVSAADVLLALGARFADRVTGNVKKFAPHAKIIHVDIDPAEIGKNIPAALPVIGDVRCFLRALLPLVQEKDNPAWLKQIARWKEEHPLRFCEDGSLKPQQIIRALGEITKGDCIVATDVGQHQMWAAQFFKVRKPYTFLSSGGLGTMGYGLPAALGAQLGNPEKLVLSLTGDGSFQMNMFELGTAMQEKLPLKIFIFNNHALGMVKQLQYFYCARRYSQVNFTFCPDFVQLARAYDAVGIRLERSEDIYPTLDEVLANGRLTIVDCIIDPDELVYPMVLAGKGIGELIELPDSVR
- the ilvC gene encoding ketol-acid reductoisomerase, with product MYTMKIYYDQDADLKFLEGKTVAVIGYGSQGHAQALNLRDSGVNVIVAEAPGSGNWKKAAEAGFRVMTAAEAAAQADVVQILIPDDKQPAVFRTDIAPHLKPGNAIAFSHGFNIHYGQIVPPPEVDVFMVAPKSPGHLLRRMYEQGAGVPALVAVAQDYTGQAMQLALAYARGIGSTRAGVIETTFKEETETDLFGEQAVLCGGVTELVRAGFDTLVEAGYQPEIAYFECLNELKLIVDLMYEGGISWMRYSISDTAEYGDLTRGKRIITQETRAEMKRILEEIQNGSFAREWILENMTGRPVFNALAKKEANHLIEVVGKKLREMMPWLKK